The Vibrio astriarenae genome contains a region encoding:
- the frdA gene encoding fumarate reductase (quinol) flavoprotein subunit — MKTITTDIAVIGAGGAGLRTAIAAAEANPELEIALISKVYPMRSHTVAAEGGSAAVIKDEDSLDNHFNDTVGGGDWLCEQDVVEYFVENATREMIQMEQWGCPWSRKENGEVNVRRFGGMKVERTWFAADKTGFHMLHTLFQTSMKYSNINRFDEYFVVDLIVDEGEVQGLIAIHMSEGELITIKAKSVVLATGGAGRVYHCNTNGGIVTGDGMAMAYRHGVPLRDMEFVQYHPTGLPGTGILMTEGCRGEGGIIVNKNGYRYLQDYGMGPETPVGEPKNKYMELGPRDKVSQAFWHEQQKGNTIKHPLGDVVHLDLTHLGEEYLQERLPFICELSKAYVNVDPAKEPIPIRPTVHYTMGGIETDGQCETRIKGLFAVGECASVGLHGANRLGSNSLAEFVVFGRVAGENAVKRVEEFQGWNEEVIQAQVAAAEERINALLNQEGDENWADIRTEMGHTMEAGCGIYRQEDLMQATIEKLQELKARYKKISIKDKGKVFNTDLLYAIEVGYGLEVAEAMVHSAILRKESRGAHQRLDEGCTERDDEVFLKHSLAFYQPDADPQIDYSKVTITKSQPKARLYGEAAEKAAAEEKKAAEAQQAEAKEEEQA; from the coding sequence GTGAAAACAATTACCACAGATATCGCAGTCATTGGCGCTGGCGGCGCTGGTCTGAGAACCGCAATTGCTGCGGCAGAAGCAAATCCTGAGCTAGAAATTGCCCTAATTTCTAAAGTTTACCCTATGCGCTCACACACCGTGGCAGCAGAAGGTGGCTCAGCAGCAGTAATCAAAGATGAAGACAGCCTCGATAACCACTTCAACGATACCGTTGGCGGTGGCGACTGGCTGTGTGAGCAAGACGTGGTGGAATACTTCGTTGAGAACGCAACCCGCGAAATGATTCAAATGGAACAATGGGGTTGTCCATGGAGCCGTAAAGAAAACGGTGAAGTGAACGTCCGTCGCTTCGGTGGCATGAAGGTCGAGCGTACCTGGTTCGCTGCCGACAAAACCGGCTTCCACATGCTGCATACCCTATTCCAAACCTCAATGAAATACAGCAACATCAACCGCTTTGATGAGTATTTCGTGGTTGACTTGATAGTCGATGAAGGTGAAGTGCAAGGCCTTATCGCAATCCACATGTCTGAAGGCGAACTCATCACGATTAAAGCCAAGTCTGTGGTTCTCGCAACCGGTGGTGCGGGTCGTGTTTATCACTGCAACACCAACGGCGGCATCGTGACGGGGGATGGTATGGCAATGGCTTATCGCCATGGTGTGCCACTGCGTGATATGGAATTTGTCCAATACCACCCAACAGGCCTGCCAGGTACCGGCATCTTGATGACCGAAGGCTGTCGTGGTGAGGGCGGTATCATCGTCAACAAAAACGGCTACCGATACCTACAAGACTACGGCATGGGCCCAGAAACCCCGGTTGGCGAGCCAAAAAACAAATACATGGAACTTGGTCCACGTGACAAAGTCTCTCAAGCTTTCTGGCATGAGCAGCAAAAAGGCAACACCATCAAACACCCACTCGGTGATGTGGTCCACCTTGACCTCACTCACTTGGGTGAAGAGTACCTGCAAGAGCGCCTTCCGTTCATCTGTGAGCTATCGAAAGCCTACGTGAACGTTGACCCGGCAAAAGAGCCAATCCCAATTCGTCCAACCGTTCACTACACCATGGGTGGTATTGAAACTGACGGTCAGTGTGAGACACGCATCAAAGGTCTATTTGCAGTCGGTGAATGTGCCTCTGTTGGTCTACACGGTGCCAACCGCCTTGGCTCTAACTCACTGGCTGAGTTTGTCGTCTTCGGCCGTGTTGCGGGTGAAAATGCCGTCAAGCGTGTTGAAGAGTTCCAAGGCTGGAATGAAGAGGTTATCCAAGCACAAGTGGCTGCCGCTGAAGAGCGCATCAATGCGCTGCTGAATCAAGAAGGCGATGAAAACTGGGCAGACATCCGCACTGAAATGGGTCATACCATGGAAGCGGGCTGTGGTATCTACCGCCAAGAAGATCTGATGCAAGCGACCATTGAGAAACTGCAAGAGCTGAAAGCACGCTACAAGAAAATCAGCATCAAAGACAAAGGTAAGGTCTTCAACACTGACCTACTTTACGCCATTGAAGTGGGCTACGGCCTTGAAGTGGCGGAGGCGATGGTGCATTCAGCCATCCTACGTAAAGAATCACGTGGCGCTCACCAACGTCTAGATGAAGGTTGTACTGAGCGTGATGATGAAGTGTTCTTGAAGCACTCTCTGGCCTTCTATCAACCAGATGCTGACCCACAAATTGACTACAGCAAAGTCACCATCACTAAGTCACAACCTAAAGCACGTCTTTACGGTGAAGCTGCTGAGAAAGCCGCTGCTGAAGAGAAAAAAGCAGCAGAAGCACAGCAAGCTGAGGCGAAGGAAGAGGAGCAAGCATAA
- the flhA gene encoding flagellar biosynthesis protein FlhA: protein MKERLNLLFPAIKNSYFGIPILLLTVLAMVILPLPPVLLDTLFIFNIVLAVIVLLVAVSSTRPLDFSVFPTILLVATLMRLTLNVASTRIVLLEGHNGGDAAGKVIQAFGNVVIGGNYFVGIVVFIILMIINFVVITKGGERISEVSARFTLDSLPGKQMAIDADLNAGIIDQNQAKERRREIAREADFYGSMDGASKFVRGDAIAGMLILIINILGGVTIGMVQHDLSAAEAFQRFALLTIGDGLVAQIPSLLLAVAAAIIVTRVSDSGELSDDVQQQMLASPVTLATASGIMLVIGIVPGMPHLAFFSFAGLLAFAAWKQSRKQLNPEPLEQAEAVAEAVAQDDAPSLDWHDVPHVNPLSLELGYRLVNLVDKNQGEPLALRVRGVRKTITEQAGFLVPEIAIRDNLKLKPTQYTISLYGEVLAKGEIDPERLMALAVGEVYGQLDGVLAKDPAYQLDAVWIEPNNKPQALNLGYSVVDGATVIATHLSKIIKEHTSELFNHDDVERVMERLAQHSPKLAESLATQLTHQQQMRVYRQLLADQVPVKDTLNISSIMLESSEITKDPILIASDIRVGLKRTLTNHLVGTGNDFNIFTLSDNLEKMLMTALNKAQQAGAVALDGFPVEPTLLAQLQQNMPNIREQLKQNGYKPVLLVAPQLRPLLSRYARTFAKGLVVLSYNEIPEDKNINVLGHLG from the coding sequence ATGAAAGAAAGACTAAATTTATTATTCCCTGCGATTAAAAATAGCTACTTCGGCATCCCTATCCTTCTGTTGACGGTATTGGCGATGGTGATCCTGCCACTGCCTCCGGTGCTGCTAGATACGCTATTTATCTTCAATATCGTCTTAGCGGTTATCGTCTTGCTGGTTGCGGTATCAAGTACTCGCCCACTCGATTTTAGTGTCTTCCCGACCATATTGTTGGTCGCAACCCTGATGCGCCTGACACTGAACGTTGCTTCGACACGTATCGTTCTTCTTGAAGGTCATAACGGTGGTGATGCAGCAGGTAAGGTGATTCAAGCCTTTGGTAATGTGGTCATCGGCGGTAACTACTTTGTTGGTATCGTGGTGTTTATCATCCTGATGATCATCAACTTTGTTGTTATCACCAAAGGTGGTGAGCGTATTTCTGAGGTTTCGGCACGCTTTACCCTAGACTCATTGCCAGGTAAGCAAATGGCGATTGATGCTGATCTCAATGCAGGCATAATCGACCAAAACCAAGCCAAAGAGCGCCGTAGAGAGATTGCTCGCGAAGCAGATTTTTACGGTTCGATGGATGGTGCCTCCAAGTTTGTTCGTGGTGATGCCATTGCCGGGATGCTCATCCTCATCATCAACATCCTTGGTGGTGTCACTATTGGTATGGTGCAGCATGATCTTAGTGCTGCAGAAGCTTTCCAGCGCTTTGCACTACTCACCATTGGTGATGGCCTCGTTGCTCAGATCCCATCACTACTGCTTGCCGTCGCGGCTGCGATTATCGTAACTCGCGTTAGCGATTCTGGTGAGCTATCGGATGATGTTCAACAGCAGATGCTGGCTTCACCGGTTACGCTAGCCACTGCCTCCGGTATTATGCTGGTGATCGGTATTGTTCCCGGCATGCCTCATCTGGCGTTCTTCAGTTTTGCTGGTCTACTGGCATTCGCCGCTTGGAAACAGAGTCGAAAGCAGCTTAACCCTGAGCCACTAGAGCAAGCCGAAGCGGTCGCCGAAGCCGTGGCGCAAGATGATGCGCCATCTCTAGATTGGCACGATGTACCGCATGTTAACCCGCTCTCTCTAGAGTTGGGCTATCGTCTGGTTAACCTTGTCGATAAAAACCAAGGTGAACCTCTTGCATTGCGTGTGCGTGGTGTGCGCAAAACCATTACCGAGCAGGCTGGCTTTCTCGTTCCCGAAATTGCGATTCGCGATAACCTGAAGTTAAAACCAACTCAATATACGATTTCCTTATATGGTGAAGTACTCGCCAAAGGCGAAATCGACCCTGAGCGCCTTATGGCTCTAGCCGTGGGAGAGGTTTATGGCCAGCTCGACGGTGTGCTGGCAAAAGACCCAGCTTATCAATTAGATGCCGTTTGGATTGAACCAAACAACAAACCTCAAGCCCTGAATCTTGGTTATTCTGTGGTTGATGGAGCAACCGTGATTGCCACCCACTTGAGCAAAATCATCAAAGAGCACACCTCAGAGCTGTTTAACCATGATGATGTTGAGCGTGTTATGGAGCGCCTTGCTCAACACTCTCCAAAGCTTGCCGAGAGCTTGGCAACACAGCTGACCCACCAACAACAGATGCGTGTCTATCGCCAGCTGCTTGCCGATCAAGTGCCAGTGAAAGATACATTGAATATCTCTTCGATTATGTTGGAAAGCAGCGAAATCACCAAAGACCCGATTCTGATTGCTTCAGATATTCGCGTTGGCCTTAAGCGTACGCTGACCAATCACTTGGTGGGTACGGGGAATGATTTCAACATTTTCACCCTGAGCGATAATCTTGAGAAAATGCTGATGACGGCACTGAACAAAGCTCAACAAGCTGGCGCTGTCGCGCTAGATGGCTTCCCAGTAGAGCCAACACTACTTGCTCAGCTACAGCAAAACATGCCAAATATTCGTGAACAGCTTAAGCAGAATGGCTATAAGCCGGTGCTATTGGTTGCCCCTCAGCTTCGACCACTACTGTCGCGCTACGCTCGAACGTTTGCCAAAGGACTTGTGGTGCTCTCTTATAACGAGATCCCAGAAGATAAGAACATCAACGTCTTAGGTCACTTAGGTTAG
- a CDS encoding succinate dehydrogenase/fumarate reductase iron-sulfur subunit, with protein sequence MSPNRIQKVEIMRYDPERDAEPFFQTFEVPFDETMSILDAIGYIKDNLDKNLSYRWSCRMAICGSCGIMVDGVPKLACKSFLRDYPNGVRLEPLANFPIEKDLIVDMTPFIERLEAIKPYIIGNDRTPEDGTNIQTPEQMAKYKQFAGCINCGLCYAACPQFGLNPEFIGPAALTLAHRYNLDSRDNGAAERMPMINGENGAWGCTFVGYCSEVCPKNVDPAAAVNQGKVASSMDFVIAMLKPDGKPVKEEA encoded by the coding sequence ATGTCACCAAATCGTATTCAGAAAGTCGAAATCATGCGTTATGACCCGGAGCGTGACGCAGAGCCTTTCTTCCAAACCTTCGAGGTTCCGTTTGATGAAACTATGTCGATCTTAGATGCGATCGGTTACATCAAGGACAACCTCGATAAGAACCTTTCTTATCGCTGGTCATGTCGTATGGCGATCTGTGGTTCGTGCGGCATCATGGTCGATGGCGTGCCTAAACTTGCGTGTAAGAGCTTCCTGCGTGATTACCCAAATGGCGTGAGACTGGAACCATTAGCCAACTTCCCGATCGAGAAAGACCTCATTGTGGATATGACACCATTCATTGAGCGCCTTGAAGCAATCAAGCCTTACATCATTGGCAACGACCGCACACCGGAAGATGGCACCAACATTCAAACGCCAGAGCAGATGGCGAAATACAAGCAATTTGCGGGTTGTATCAATTGTGGTCTTTGCTACGCGGCGTGTCCGCAGTTCGGCCTCAACCCTGAATTCATTGGTCCTGCCGCGCTTACGCTCGCTCACCGTTACAACCTAGACAGTCGTGATAACGGCGCCGCTGAACGTATGCCAATGATCAATGGCGAAAACGGCGCTTGGGGTTGTACCTTTGTCGGCTACTGCTCCGAAGTTTGTCCGAAAAATGTCGACCCAGCAGCAGCTGTAAACCAAGGCAAAGTGGCATCATCAATGGACTTTGTGATTGCCATGCTTAAGCCTGATGGCAAACCTGTCAAAGAGGAGGCGTAA
- the frdC gene encoding fumarate reductase subunit FrdC — protein sequence MSNRKPYVREVKRTWWKGHSFYRFYMIREATILPLILFTLFLTFGLGALVQGPEAWETWLGFMSNPVVIAINIVALAGSLFHAHTFFSMMPQVMPIKIKGKPVEKKLIVLGQWAAVAFISLVVLIIV from the coding sequence ATGAGTAACCGTAAACCTTATGTACGTGAAGTGAAGCGTACCTGGTGGAAGGGCCATTCTTTCTACCGCTTTTACATGATTCGTGAGGCGACTATTTTACCTCTGATCTTATTCACTCTGTTCCTAACGTTTGGTTTAGGCGCATTGGTGCAAGGTCCAGAAGCTTGGGAGACTTGGCTTGGCTTCATGAGCAACCCTGTTGTTATCGCGATCAACATTGTGGCGCTCGCGGGTAGCTTATTCCACGCCCATACCTTCTTTAGCATGATGCCTCAGGTAATGCCGATCAAAATCAAAGGCAAACCGGTTGAGAAAAAGCTCATCGTGCTGGGTCAATGGGCAGCCGTTGCATTTATTTCACTTGTCGTTCTGATTATTGTCTAA
- the frdD gene encoding fumarate reductase subunit FrdD: protein MSHTHTKVDTAPKRSDEPIWWGLFGAGGTWFAMLTPITIFVIGILVPMGLLDAEALSYERVSSFASSIIGGLFIIATLALPMWHAMHRLHHGMHDLKIHTGVVGKVACYWFASAITLLAIVFVLMV, encoded by the coding sequence GTGAGTCATACCCATACTAAGGTAGATACGGCACCAAAACGCTCAGACGAGCCAATCTGGTGGGGCCTATTCGGCGCAGGCGGCACGTGGTTTGCGATGCTAACGCCTATCACGATTTTCGTCATCGGTATTCTCGTGCCAATGGGCCTGCTGGATGCAGAAGCACTGAGCTATGAGCGCGTTTCTAGCTTTGCCAGCTCTATCATCGGTGGTCTGTTTATTATCGCGACGCTTGCGCTGCCAATGTGGCATGCAATGCACCGTTTGCACCATGGCATGCATGACCTAAAAATCCATACTGGCGTTGTCGGTAAAGTGGCGTGCTACTGGTTTGCTTCGGCAATCACACTGCTGGCTATCGTGTTCGTTTTGATGGTGTAA
- a CDS encoding LysR family transcriptional regulator → MASKVDLNLLRTFATVYECQSVTKAAEQLDLTQSAVSNSINRLKSRTGQALFNRTGRGVTPTRFAQELYQQLQSPLLELDRIVESIDGFSDTQAHRFVVYCHEAIFHSMRQNLDKELKNSPIEVLLIEIPSDEERIYDDLINEKVDIIIDISRPDGVMFTSSVIKQDELCCIVKHDHPRLNEDTINRASYLQERHAFFDLTRLDLKFVDWITDEVLPQRKPYSEHKSLLGMIEAVSYSEAVGVVPISIAKRYQSAFNLNLLSFPFINHTFDSYMISLTKMQSNKANQWLRETITKVI, encoded by the coding sequence ATGGCGAGTAAAGTGGATCTCAACTTGTTGCGCACATTTGCCACTGTTTATGAATGTCAGTCTGTAACGAAAGCGGCTGAGCAGCTTGACCTGACCCAATCAGCGGTCAGCAACAGCATCAATCGTCTCAAGTCTCGCACTGGCCAAGCCCTATTTAATCGCACTGGCCGTGGTGTCACGCCGACTCGCTTCGCGCAAGAGTTGTATCAACAGCTACAAAGCCCACTACTTGAACTAGACCGCATCGTTGAGAGCATTGATGGCTTCAGTGACACTCAAGCGCATCGATTTGTCGTCTATTGCCACGAAGCCATCTTCCACTCAATGCGTCAAAACCTAGATAAAGAGCTTAAAAATAGCCCTATCGAGGTGCTATTGATTGAAATACCATCGGACGAAGAGCGTATCTACGATGACCTGATCAACGAGAAAGTCGATATCATCATTGATATCAGCCGCCCTGATGGGGTCATGTTCACCTCTTCCGTCATCAAACAAGATGAGCTGTGCTGTATCGTTAAACATGACCATCCTCGCCTCAATGAGGATACGATTAACCGAGCCAGTTACCTACAAGAGCGACATGCCTTTTTCGATCTGACCCGTTTAGACCTTAAGTTTGTCGATTGGATCACCGATGAGGTTCTGCCACAACGCAAACCCTACAGCGAACATAAATCCTTGCTTGGGATGATAGAAGCCGTCTCTTACAGCGAAGCGGTTGGCGTAGTGCCTATCTCCATCGCAAAGCGCTATCAATCCGCCTTCAACCTTAACTTGCTGTCATTTCCATTTATCAATCATACCTTTGATTCATACATGATATCCCTCACCAAAATGCAATCGAACAAAGCAAACCAGTGGCTAAGGGAAACCATCACTAAAGTTATTTAG
- the epmA gene encoding elongation factor P--(R)-beta-lysine ligase, whose amino-acid sequence MSTFAWQPSASIEQLKQRAQVIAQIRHFFAQREVMEVDTPAMSHATVTDIHLHTFNTEFVGPEYAQGQPLYLMTSPEFHMKRLLAAGSGCIYQINKAFRNEENGRHHNPEFSMLEWYRVGFDHHDLMDEMDSLLQLVLNCGSAERMTYQQAFIKVLGVCPLEASMDELKQVACTLGLEDIAMPEQDRDTLLQLLFSIGVEVKIGQHVPAFVYDFPASQAALAKINPQDPRVADRFEVYFKGIELANGFHELDNPDEQLARFEQDNQKRLEMGLKPQPIDYHLIEALKAGLPNCAGVALGIDRLIMLALNCEHIDQVTAFAFPRA is encoded by the coding sequence ATGTCTACTTTTGCTTGGCAACCCTCAGCATCCATTGAGCAGCTCAAACAGCGCGCACAAGTTATCGCTCAAATCCGTCACTTCTTTGCACAAAGAGAGGTTATGGAGGTGGACACACCTGCGATGAGTCATGCAACCGTGACAGACATTCATCTGCATACATTTAATACTGAGTTTGTCGGACCAGAGTATGCTCAGGGGCAACCCCTTTATCTGATGACCAGCCCAGAGTTTCACATGAAACGTCTGCTTGCCGCAGGCAGTGGCTGTATTTACCAAATCAACAAGGCATTTCGCAACGAAGAGAATGGGCGTCATCACAACCCAGAGTTCTCAATGCTTGAATGGTATCGAGTCGGCTTTGACCACCACGACCTGATGGATGAGATGGATAGCTTGTTGCAGCTGGTGTTGAACTGCGGTAGCGCTGAGCGAATGACCTATCAACAAGCCTTCATTAAGGTTCTAGGAGTTTGTCCACTTGAGGCCTCAATGGATGAGCTCAAACAGGTGGCATGCACACTTGGTCTGGAAGATATTGCCATGCCGGAGCAAGACAGAGACACCTTGCTACAACTGCTATTTAGCATCGGTGTTGAGGTGAAAATCGGTCAGCACGTGCCGGCGTTTGTTTATGATTTTCCAGCGTCCCAGGCGGCGCTTGCAAAGATTAATCCGCAAGACCCGCGTGTGGCGGATCGCTTTGAGGTGTATTTTAAAGGGATTGAGCTTGCCAATGGTTTTCATGAGCTGGATAACCCAGATGAGCAACTGGCGCGTTTTGAGCAAGATAATCAAAAACGTCTTGAGATGGGTTTAAAGCCACAGCCGATTGATTACCATTTAATTGAAGCATTGAAGGCAGGCTTGCCCAATTGTGCAGGGGTTGCTTTGGGTATTGACCGCTTGATTATGCTGGCTTTGAACTGCGAACATATTGATCAGGTCACGGCGTTTGCTTTCCCAAGAGCGTAG